A window of Roseiflexus castenholzii DSM 13941 genomic DNA:
TGAACGACGCGACTTTTATGCATGGGGCGCGCTCGACATCGCCGATGCATATGCCTGTTCGCTGATCGACTCCCCACAGGGTAAGGTCATTCTTGATCTTGGATGTGGCAGAGGCGCTCATACGGTGCGCTTTGCGCAATCTGGAGCGCACGTTGCGGCAATTGACCTGTCGCGTGGTATGGTGACTGTGACGCAACAGCGCGTGATCACCGCAGGGGTTGGCGATCGTGTGGCGGTTCAGCAGATGAGCGCCGAGTCACTGGGATTTGCCGACGCGACGTTCGACTATGTGTTTGGTCATTCTGTTCTGCACCATACCGATCTGGCCGTGACCCGCCGGGAAGTGTGGCGGGTGCTCAAGCCGGGTGGTCGAGCCGTGTTTCTTGAGCCGCTCGACCACAATCCACTGCTCAACCTGTTTCGCCGTCTGACGCCATGGCGCCGAACACCAACCGAAAAACCGTTGCGTTTGAGGGATCTGGGTTTCTTTGCGGAACCATTTGTGCACAGTTCACATTGCGAATTCTATCTTCTGGCGCTCGGAGCATTCGTTTTTGTGCCATTGCAGAGGCGCGCGCTTTTTCAACGTGCGCTACGCCTGCTGAATGCGGTTGATCAAAAGGTTTTCCGGCAGGTTCCTGCGTTGCGTCGCTATGCCTGGGTAACGGTGCTGGAACTGCGGCGCTGACCGGGATTGGTCATTCCTTATGTCGTCATCGGCAACCGAAACATCACATACTGCTGCGTTGCAATCAGCGATGGCGCTTCCTTTCGTTTCGATCATAACGCCCTGCTACAACGAACATCGCACGATTGGTCTGTTGCTCGAAGGCATCTATCGCCAATCGTACCCGCGCACAGCGATGGAAGTGGTGATCGCTGATGGCGGCTCGACTGACGCGACACTTGAGTTTATTCATGCATTCCAATCGCGCCATCCCGATCTGGCGATTCGGGTTGTGCCCAACCCGCAACGCATCACGCCGGCGGCATTGAATCGCGCGATTGCTGCTGCGCGCGGTGAGATACTTATTCGTCTCGACGCCCATGCTATTCCTGCGCGCGATTATGTGGCGCGCTGTGTGGAGGCGCTCGAACAGGGGCTGGGCGATAATGTCGGCGGCGTATGGGAGATTCGCCCTGGAGACGATAGTTGGATTGCGCGCGCCATCGCGGTAGCGGCGTCGCATCCGCTTGCGGTTGGCGATGCACACTACCGGCGCGCGCCTGAGACGGCACGTTCGGTAGATACGGTTCCGTTTGGCGCGTTTCGTCGTGCGTTGTTCGATCGCATCGGATTATTCAATGAGCGACTGCCGATCAATCAGGATTATGAATTGAACGCTCGAATCCGCCGGCATGGTGGTGTCGTCTGGCTCGACCCGGCGATCCGATCGGTGTATATGCGTCCGACGTTGGGCGCTCTGGCGCGGCAGTACTGGCGATACGGTTTTTGGAAGGCGCGTATGCTCACCCACTATCCGACGACGCTGCGCTGGCGTCAGGCTGTTCCCCCGCTCTTTGTTGCCGGTTTGCTTGGGCTGGCGATCAGCGCGCCATGTGCGAAGGCTGCACGGCGGATGCTGGCTGCACTGATTGGGCTGTATGGAGGAGCACTTGGCGCGGCCGGCGCGCATGCCGCAGTGGGGCGTCGCGATCCGGCTCTCAGCGCCGGATTGCCGCTGGCAATAGCGACGATGCACTTTTGTTGGGGAAGTGGATTTCTCTGGAGCGTGTGGTCGCTGCTGGCAGAGCGCCGATCTTCTGAACAGGTCGTACAGACGCGATGAATCGACGGGCTGCACTCAATACGGCATCGCGTTCACACGCGATGCCATTCCATCTGCGATTGGAGATTTCCGAGCGCCGGTTGTTGTTGCGCATCGGCGATCTGGCGCTAACGGCGATTGCTGTCTTCGGGGCGCTCTGGGTATGGGCGCGTCTGGCGGACCGCTCACTGGAT
This region includes:
- a CDS encoding class I SAM-dependent methyltransferase — its product is MSAALTTRQQIERTHHDLVASRERRDFYAWGALDIADAYACSLIDSPQGKVILDLGCGRGAHTVRFAQSGAHVAAIDLSRGMVTVTQQRVITAGVGDRVAVQQMSAESLGFADATFDYVFGHSVLHHTDLAVTRREVWRVLKPGGRAVFLEPLDHNPLLNLFRRLTPWRRTPTEKPLRLRDLGFFAEPFVHSSHCEFYLLALGAFVFVPLQRRALFQRALRLLNAVDQKVFRQVPALRRYAWVTVLELRR
- a CDS encoding glycosyltransferase family 2 protein, giving the protein MSSSATETSHTAALQSAMALPFVSIITPCYNEHRTIGLLLEGIYRQSYPRTAMEVVIADGGSTDATLEFIHAFQSRHPDLAIRVVPNPQRITPAALNRAIAAARGEILIRLDAHAIPARDYVARCVEALEQGLGDNVGGVWEIRPGDDSWIARAIAVAASHPLAVGDAHYRRAPETARSVDTVPFGAFRRALFDRIGLFNERLPINQDYELNARIRRHGGVVWLDPAIRSVYMRPTLGALARQYWRYGFWKARMLTHYPTTLRWRQAVPPLFVAGLLGLAISAPCAKAARRMLAALIGLYGGALGAAGAHAAVGRRDPALSAGLPLAIATMHFCWGSGFLWSVWSLLAERRSSEQVVQTR